CGACGACGGAGGGCTCCTTGAGGACGATCCCCTTCCCCTTCACGTAGACGAGCGTGTTCGCCGTACCGAGGTCGATGCCCATGTCGCGCGTCATGGAGAACACCTCTTTGCTCGCTCCTTTCACCACCGGCCGCTTTCCCGCAGGCTCACGTAGCCGTCGGCGCCTACGACAATGTGGTCGACAACTTCGACGTCGAGGAGCTTCCCCGCCTCTACGAGACGACGCGTAAGGAGAACGTCTTCGGCGCTCGGCGTGGGGTCCCCGCTCGGGTGGTTGTGGGCGAGGATCACCTTGCGCCCCCGCCGCCGGAGCACCTCCGCAAAGACCTCGCGCGGAGAGACGAGCGCTTCGTCCGCCGTCCCCACGGCGAGGTGCACGAGGTCGAGGACGTGGTGGCGGGTGTCCAAGACAAGAACCACGAAGTGTTCTACCGGACGATGCCGCAGCTCTTCTAAGAGGAGGGCAGCCGCCTCCGCGGCGGAGGTGACCACGGGACGCGCCTCGCGCATCTCCCGCCACAGACGACGTCCGAGCTCCAGCGCCGCGACGAGCTGGACGGCCTTGGCGCGCTTCACGCCGGGAATGCGCTCAAGTCCCGCAACCCCTTGATCCAAGAGTTTTCGCAGGGACCCAGACTGGGCGAGGATTTCCTGGGCGAGGTGGAGAGCCGATCGCCCCCGAATCCCGCTTCCGAGAAGGATGGCGATGAGCTCTGCGGTACTCAACTTTTCCGGTCCTACCTCGAGGAGGCGCTCGCGCGGCCGTTCTTCCGGGGGGAGATCCTTGAGGCGCATTACTCCTCCTCTCCCTTCCTCCGCGGACGTCTTCGCCGCGAGGCGGCGGCGCAACGCCCCCTTCCCTCCGGGGTACCCACTCCCGCGGAAGCATCCCCTCCGTCACGCTCGGGCACGGAAGAGGCCGAGTTCCTCGGGAGGTACGGGAGGATGCGGTGGTCCCCACGGCAGAGGGTGAATCCCCATCGCGCGAAGAACCGCGCCGACCCGGCCCAGGGGGAGCCCGACGACGTTGGAAAAGTCCCCCTCGACCCCCTCGACGAAGATCCCTCCCTGCCCTTGTGCGGCATACGCCCCCGCCTTTCCGAACGGTTCTCCCGTAGCGAGGTACGCGGAAATTTCCTCCTCCGCAAGGGGGCGAAAGCGAACGACGGTGCGCTCGTACCCTACCTGCCGTCCGCGCGGAGAAAATACGGCGTAGCCCGTGAACACGGCGTGGGCGCGCCCGGAAAGAGCTCGGAGCATGGCCCGCGCCTCTTCTTCGCCCTCCGGCTTCCCGAAGATGCGCCCTTCGAGTTCGACGAGCGTGTCGAAGGCGAGGACGATCACGTCGGGGCTCTCCTTCCTAAGGCGGGTGTACACCTCCTCGCCCTTGGCCGCAGCCAAGGACACGCTCGCTTCTGCACCGCCTGCACCCCGGGGGAGCACCTCTTCGACGCCGCTCGGCACGACGGCGAAGGGAAGGCCGTAGAGGGAAAACAGGGCCGAACGCCGGGGAGAAGCACTCGCAAGCACGATGGGGGGAAGCGAAGAGTTGGTGCGCATCGCCTTTACGCTCCACCGCCGAATCTCTAGGGCGAAAATCGTCGTACGTGCCCGAATTTGCGGGTCCGAGTTCCACGCCGTGCTCGACTCCTGTCATCCCGCCGGTCCGTGCGGGATCTCGTTTCATTATACCGGACTTCTCCTACGGGCAAAAGCGCGGCGGGAGGAGGAACGACGGCAAAACGCGGAAGTTTCTTTTGAACTTCGTGAACTCCGCCGGCGAGGACTTCGAAGGCAAAGCGGAGGCCACAACGGAAAAAGCGGAGGCCCCGTTCGGGCCCCCGCATGCCAGATTTTTGAAGAAGATGAAGAAGCTCGAGGTTTTGAGAAAAGGCCGGCGGGCGCGGCAAACCTCACGGGTTCGTTTGGGCGAGCGCGGCGAGAAATTCCCGGTAGGCGAGGAAGGCCCGCACCAGTTCTCCCTGAGAAGTCTGAAGCCGGTCTTTGTCCGGCTTCTCCACGTACTTCACCATGCCGGCAACCGCCGCGTCGAGGTGGGTGCGCATTCCCGCCATCGCGGAAGCAGAAGCCCCGTTCAGACGTTTTTCGAGGGTTTCCCCCCGTACGCGGAAACGGTCGGCGGCTTCCCGGAACTCCTGCCACGCCTCTTCGTCGATCACGACCGGGCCCTCAACGCCCGCCGCCGTCCACATGGACGTCTTTTCGACCAAGAACGTGAAGGCGGTGAGGAAGTCGCCGAGTGCCTGCGACGTCTCCGCGTCGCTCGCAGAGAGGTTTACGTCCTGCTCGGGGACTGTGTACGCCTTGACGTACACCTCGACGCCAAGATCGTCGTACGCCCGCGCGAGGAGGCGGGCATCGGCCTCGCGCACCGCCAACCCCGCGAACAGGCGATGCACGTCTTCCGCCGCCGCGACGGGAGTTACCCCCTTGGCCTTTAACTCGGAGGCTGCAGCTTCCGCCTTTGCCGCGTCTTGGTAGGCCCCTACCTGGAGGAGGTAAAAGCGTTGCGGGGCGAGGTGAACGGTCCCCGGAACGGTCGGAGAACTCGCCCGGGGACTCGCCGCATCTTCGGGAAGTCTGTGGAGATCCGAGTGCGCCATGAGCCAGAGGACGACGTACCCGAGGAACAGGCCGAGCACCACCGCCGCGAGAATCGTCCAAATCCAGGCAAGGACCTCGCTCCGGCGCCGGCGAAACGCCGAAGGTGTGAGCACGTACGCCTTCGGGGACTCGAGGGGAATCTCCCGCCTTCCCCGTACCACAAACCCGTGAGGTTCCTTCGGGGAAAATTCTTTTTCCGGGGACAAAAGACCGCGGGCGTTCCCTTCCTCTCCCTCGGACAACCCGACGAACCAAGTTTCTTCGGGTGCCAAGTCACCCGAAGGTACGGTGACGAGCACGCCGCCCGCGGACGAAGAGGGCATCCGCTCCCCCTGCAGCCGTACCCCGTCCGCGCGGTCTTCCCCGCCTTCCTGCGAGAGGCGTTCTCCGGGTCCCGCATCTCCCTCCCGAGGTGCGGGTGACGGGCGCCCGTCGCGGGGGCGTTCCTTTCCGTACAAGCGGCGGAAGAC
This window of the Brockia lithotrophica genome carries:
- a CDS encoding DNA repair protein RadC translates to MRRRLAAKTSAEEGRGGVMRLKDLPPEERPRERLLEVGPEKLSTAELIAILLGSGIRGRSALHLAQEILAQSGSLRKLLDQGVAGLERIPGVKRAKAVQLVAALELGRRLWREMREARPVVTSAAEAAALLLEELRHRPVEHFVVLVLDTRHHVLDLVHLAVGTADEALVSPREVFAEVLRRRGRKVILAHNHPSGDPTPSAEDVLLTRRLVEAGKLLDVEVVDHIVVGADGYVSLRESGRW
- a CDS encoding Septum formation protein Maf, with amino-acid sequence MRTNSSLPPIVLASASPRRSALFSLYGLPFAVVPSGVEEVLPRGAGGAEASVSLAAAKGEEVYTRLRKESPDVIVLAFDTLVELEGRIFGKPEGEEEARAMLRALSGRAHAVFTGYAVFSPRGRQVGYERTVVRFRPLAEEEISAYLATGEPFGKAGAYAAQGQGGIFVEGVEGDFSNVVGLPLGRVGAVLRAMGIHPLPWGPPHPPVPPEELGLFRARA
- a CDS encoding Stage II sporulation protein B codes for the protein MTDESTGGFRERGFRPSRPQVVVETGRSRRGGDSPGTSAPPRPWIRQGAGAAETTSVFRRLYGKERPRDGRPSPAPREGDAGPGERLSQEGGEDRADGVRLQGERMPSSSAGGVLVTVPSGDLAPEETWFVGLSEGEEGNARGLLSPEKEFSPKEPHGFVVRGRREIPLESPKAYVLTPSAFRRRRSEVLAWIWTILAAVVLGLFLGYVVLWLMAHSDLHRLPEDAASPRASSPTVPGTVHLAPQRFYLLQVGAYQDAAKAEAAASELKAKGVTPVAAAEDVHRLFAGLAVREADARLLARAYDDLGVEVYVKAYTVPEQDVNLSASDAETSQALGDFLTAFTFLVEKTSMWTAAGVEGPVVIDEEAWQEFREAADRFRVRGETLEKRLNGASASAMAGMRTHLDAAVAGMVKYVEKPDKDRLQTSQGELVRAFLAYREFLAALAQTNP